Below is a genomic region from Eremothecium sinecaudum strain ATCC 58844 chromosome V, complete sequence.
CCATTAATGTACGGAAGATATGTTTTCTTAGGAACAGCATAACATCCGGTAAGCATACTACGTTAATAATCTAAAAAGCCGAAAAGCCTGCATTTAGTTAATCAATTGTAGTACTGAGCGGGTAGGGTGTTGGAGATTTTTCGACCTTGTTAAACCATTCTTGGCGCTGCTATTAGTGCATTGCTAAGTAGCATTAGTGCAATTGACGGTATAACTTTTTCGAAAGGCGTACGGATGAGATTAGATTCGGAAACCGGAGTTTTCGAGATGTGCGGATTTAACGCGCAATACGGAAGATTTCTTAACTGCGAAGTTGTGATGCTGGGTTGGAAGAGGGTTTACCAAGAAGACTAGCGCTTTAAACTCTGAACTAACCCTTTTGAGCAGACTTATTTTGATCACATTCGGTGTCAACTGATAGGAATTCGATAGTTTTGGTTGTTCTGAGATAGCATTTCCATATGGCAGGTCGACACGAAGCTGAAACTGGCCCTCAGGGGGCTTTCAATTTGAACAATAGTGGTTTAAGTAATGACTTATTATACTtggatgatgaagattttCTAGACGAGTATCCTATGACAGCAAGACAGCGTTTCCTCCACCGGTTGGAACGCAATGGAAAGCGCATTTGGAAGAAATTCATGGAGTTGCCACTTTGGAAGCAGATAACTATCGTGGCATTTTGCTCCACAGTTTCAACGTTAGGACTCGTGGCGGTCACATTCCATCATAAAATTCTCCAGCATATCATTAAGTTTTCTAACGAGTTATATGCACTATGGTACATGCCTTTGGTGTTTTTCCTTCTAATATTTGTAGTGTCTTTCCCTCCAATGGTGGGATTTTCGCTTCTATGCACTTCAGTGGGACTTGTGTATGGGGTTTCTCTCCAGGGTTGGGTTATAATTTCGCTTGGGACTGTATTGGGTTCCATTGCGTCCTTTGTTGTATTCAAAACGGTACTACATTCGTATGCAGAACGGCTGGTTCGACTAAACGACAAGTTCGATGCACTTGCATCTATACTCAGGGACAATAACAGTTATTGGATAATTGCGCTTATAAAGCTATGTCCTGTACCATACTCATTGACCAACGGAGCCATGGCAGGCATATATGGAATTTCAGTCCGGAACTTTTCCATTGCCCAGGTTTTGACTACTCCTAAGTCAGTCATGTACCTGTTCATAGGCTCGCGAATTAAGAACATTGGCGAGAGTGAATCGTCATTCACAGTATTTTTTGACATAATCAGCATTTTTATGGCGGTTAGTATTCTGGTGGGTACTGCCTCACTCCTGTACTACAAGACTAGTCGTAGATACCAGGAACTACAACGGCGTAATGAGTACTTACTCCCGCTGACGGCCAATATTTAAATTGATAGTGATTAGACAATCAAATCCTCACAGCAATTAATTTTTCACATTTTACTACGATTTAGATGCATTTTTAAATACATTAAAACCCTTTGGCTTCACTTTCTTTTTACCGACTTTATTTTTACTAGGCTTCTGGAGGGCCAATGAAATTTTACCCGATAGCTCTTGCTCTTCTTTACTTCGGCATCCACGGTCCTCACTATCATCAGAATTATTCTGGCCCGTCGAACCGGATACATCACTTTCAATTTGCTTTTGAAGCAGCTTCCGTTTTATATCTTCCTCACTTTTCTGTCCTTCTTCTAGCTGCTTCAATTCCTCTTTCCTTAGTACATTCATAGAAGAGTTATCAATGTAACTAATCAGCAGCTGACCGGGATCCATATCGTTCTCAATTGTTTCTATACCATGTACTTTAATTTTACCAGTCTTGCTTAAATGCTGAATGAACTTCGTTAGAGACGTAAACCTTGTAACATTCATGTGAATATGGTGTTTGTCCTGGATATATTCATTGTAAAATTTGTTAGCTTCAATCTTCTTTTCACCGTGGCCCAATCTCAGTAGTTTTAAGAACTCATATTCGAACTGCTGAGTATAGTCATCGATATCTTTACTGGTGACTTTACTGGCTCTTTTTAGGTGGGATGGTGATTTTAAATGTGCCCTATAACCGTTGTCATCACGACATTGCTTCATGCAGAGTTGGCAATAGAAACGGAGCTTTTGAAGACCTCTCATCTTCATCTGCTTGCTAATGAACTTGGCAGAGCCAAAGTCTGCCTGCCCCATGATTCTAATCCTTACTATATCACGTAGTACTTGTTTAGTGCTCCTTATGTATTTTAGTCCCGTTTTTAAGAAAATATGATATTATATAAAATGCTGCTTTTACTACTACAACGTTGATAAAATAATGTTTAGAAGGTTAGCATATCAATGGCTTCGAGCTTATCGTCAGTATCCTCCTATAAAATCCAATGGAGTTAGCACTATTAACCAACCGTACTTTCGTTACCGTAAGGTAGGTTATTTAGTACCTTTTGGGGCTGCATTTTACATATACAATCTGGATGAAGTACCAGTGACACATCGAAAGCGGTTCCTATGGGTACCTCGTAACCTTGAATTAATGATAGGTGACTACTCTTATAACTGTATGTTGCAGGAAACCCAAGGGAAGCTTCTTCCTGCTGATCATCCCTTGACTGTTGAGGCTACAAAGATACTGCGAAGGCTTTTGGCAGCTGTGAAGGATAGAGCATACTCAGAGGCGCTTTATTTGGATAATTTGGATTGGAAGGTTCATATCGTGAATGATTATAATCTTCTTCCAAACGCTATTATAATTCCAGGTGGAAGAGTATTTATATATGGTAATATGTTAAAGTTatgcgagaaccaagaCGGACTGGCGACGATTCTCTCACACGAACTTGCCCATCAGGTTGCAAGACATAGTGCGGAACAAATATCGAAGTCCACAGTTTACCTTGCGGCTTCTATTATATTCAGCTGGCTTACTGGGTTTTATATTCCTAATGACTGGGTTGATTCGTTGTTAAAGAAGCCCGGATCAAGAGCAATGGAGACGGAAGCTGACTTGATGGGAATTATGATAATGTCAAAGGCGTGCTTTAACCCCC
It encodes:
- the TVP38 gene encoding Tvp38p (Syntenic homolog of Ashbya gossypii ADR226C; Syntenic homolog of Saccharomyces cerevisiae YKR088C (TVP38)), with amino-acid sequence MAGRHEAETGPQGAFNLNNSGLSNDLLYLDDEDFLDEYPMTARQRFLHRLERNGKRIWKKFMELPLWKQITIVAFCSTVSTLGLVAVTFHHKILQHIIKFSNELYALWYMPLVFFLLIFVVSFPPMVGFSLLCTSVGLVYGVSLQGWVIISLGTVLGSIASFVVFKTVLHSYAERLVRLNDKFDALASILRDNNSYWIIALIKLCPVPYSLTNGAMAGIYGISVRNFSIAQVLTTPKSVMYLFIGSRIKNIGESESSFTVFFDIISIFMAVSILVGTASLLYYKTSRRYQELQRRNEYLLPLTANI
- the RTS2 gene encoding Rts2p (Syntenic homolog of Ashbya gossypii ADR225W; Syntenic homolog of Saccharomyces cerevisiae YOR077W (RTS2)) translates to MGQADFGSAKFISKQMKMRGLQKLRFYCQLCMKQCRDDNGYRAHLKSPSHLKRASKVTSKDIDDYTQQFEYEFLKLLRLGHGEKKIEANKFYNEYIQDKHHIHMNVTRFTSLTKFIQHLSKTGKIKVHGIETIENDMDPGQLLISYIDNSSMNVLRKEELKQLEEGQKSEEDIKRKLLQKQIESDVSGSTGQNNSDDSEDRGCRSKEEQELSGKISLALQKPSKNKVGKKKVKPKGFNVFKNASKS
- the OMA1 gene encoding metalloendopeptidase (Syntenic homolog of Saccharomyces cerevisiae YKR087C (OMA1) not in Ashbya gossypii; syntenic homolog of Eremothecium cymbalariae Ecym_4036), giving the protein MFRRLAYQWLRAYRQYPPIKSNGVSTINQPYFRYRKVGYLVPFGAAFYIYNLDEVPVTHRKRFLWVPRNLELMIGDYSYNCMLQETQGKLLPADHPLTVEATKILRRLLAAVKDRAYSEALYLDNLDWKVHIVNDYNLLPNAIIIPGGRVFIYGNMLKLCENQDGLATILSHELAHQVARHSAEQISKSTVYLAASIIFSWLTGFYIPNDWVDSLLKKPGSRAMETEADLMGIMIMSKACFNPQEAVRLWNRVHKFEKMSGQDTSFDFMSTHPASAKRVENMRKWLPKAQEVYGESCEPVNNLYNVFQTVFRRY